Proteins co-encoded in one Chroicocephalus ridibundus chromosome 6, bChrRid1.1, whole genome shotgun sequence genomic window:
- the PAQR9 gene encoding membrane progestin receptor epsilon, with translation MSDAAGGGGGGGGEGGGGGGGGEEAQSHRGSSAGGCGSSGCTSPGRRRGAAAGGGPGAAGGPGAGGDSGGGSSSMPAGEGDKEEAAPPPRPAALLRWDEVPEDFVECFILSGYRRLHCSAQECLASVLQPTNETLNFWTHFIPLLLFLSRFGRLLLLRGAGDVPFHHPALLPLWCYASGVLLTFAMSCTAHLFSCLSPRLRAAFFYLDYASISYYGFASTVAYSYYLLPGLSLLDAGAMSRYVQQQLGWQLDCSLPIAAYRALVLPVALALAVGCTAACCRSRAACCAYPFAIRTFVFAMPLSMACPIMLESLLFDLRTRNPTLFVYFYRRYCWLLVAAFFNVSKIPERIQPGLFDIVGHSHQLFHIFTFLSIYDQVHYVEDGLAEFLKAPLAAPTYLGTVGYMLLLTLCLAVVVRRFLNVTDLCKQD, from the coding sequence ATGAGTGATGCtgccgggggcggtggcggcggcggaggagaaggaggaggaggaggaggaggaggagaagaagcgCAGAGCCACCGCGGCTCCTCCgccggcggctgcgggagcagcGGCTGTACCtcgcccgggcggcggcggggcgcggcggcgggcggcgggccgggggcggccggggggcccggggccggcggggacagcggcggcggcagcagcagcatgccGGCGGGCGAGGGGGACAAGGAGGAGGCGGCGCCGCCACCTCgccctgctgccctgctgcgGTGGGACGAGGTGCCCGAGGACTTCGTGGAGTGCTTCATCCTCTCGGGCTACCGGCGGCTGCACTGCTCGGCACAGGAGTGCCTGGCCTCGGTGCTGCAGCCCACCAACGAGACCCTCAACTTCTGGACCCACTTCATCccgctgctgctcttcctcagccGCTtcgggcggctgctgctgctgcggggcgcTGGGGACGTGCCCTTCCACCacccggccctgctgcccctctGGTGCTACGCCTCAGGGGTGCTGCTCACCTTCGCCATGAGCTGCACGGCCCACCTCTTCAGCTGCCTCTCCCCGCGCCTCCGCGCTGCCTTCTTCTACCTGGACTACGCCTCCATCAGCTACTATGGCTTTGCCAGCACCGTGGCCTACTCCTACTacctgctgccagggctgagcctgCTGGACGCCGGCGCCATGAGCCGCTacgtgcagcagcagctgggctggcagctggaCTGCAGCCTGCCCATCGCGGCCTACCGCGCCCTGGTGCTGCCCGTGGCCCTGGCACTGGCCGTGGGGTGCACGGCCGCCTGCTGCCGCAGCCGCGCTGCCTGCTGCGCCTACCCCTTCGCCATCCGCACCTTCGTCTTCGCCATGCCGCTGAGCATGGCCTGCCCCATCATGCTGGAGAGCCTCCTCTTTGACCTCCGCACCCGCAACCCCACGCTCTTCGTCTACTTCTACCGGCGCTACtgctggctgctggtggccgCCTTCTTCAACGTCAGCAAAATCCCCGAGCGGATCCAGCCGGGGCTCTTTGACATCGTGGGGCACAGCCACCAGCTTTTCCACATCTTCACCTTCCTCAGCATCTACGACCAAGTGCACTACGTGGAGGATGGGCTGGCCGAGTTCCTCAAGGCACCCCTGGCCGCCCCCACCTACCTGGGCACAGTGGGCTATATGCTGCTCCTGACCCTCTGCCTGGCCGTGGTTGTCAGGAGGTTCCTCAACGTCACAGACCTCTGCAAGCAGGACTAG